A segment of the Flavobacteriales bacterium genome:
GGCACCAGTACGCCCAGCATGCCGGCGGGGCCGAAGTGGTTCCGGAAGAGGTCCTTCGGGAAGTGCTGGCTCTCGTCCCAGTCCATCAGATTCGGGCGCAGCTCGCGCTCACACAGGTCGCGCACTGCTTGTGCGATCATGGTCTGGCTCTCGGTAGTGGCGAATTCCATCGGTGTCAGTAGGTGAGCAAGGTAACCACCTTGGTATTGTATGATTCGAGTTTGCGCATGCCGTGCAGGAAGCTCAATTCAATCAGGAAGGAGAAGCCGGCCAGGGTTCCGCCCTGCATGCGCACCAGCTCAGCGGCCGCTGTAGCTGTGCCGCCTGTTGCTAGGAGATCATCATGCACCAGGACGCGCATGCCGGGCTTCACGCTGTCGATGTGCATCTCCACTTCCGCGCTGCCGTACTCCAGGTCATACTTGTGGCTCACGGTCTTCCAAGGGAGCTTTCCTTTCTTGCGTACGGTGAGGAAGGGCACCCCTAGCGCGAGCGCCAGTGGCATCCCGAAGAGGAAGCCACGGCTCTCAATTCCCACGATGGCATCGATGGGCACGTCCTGCAAGCGCTCTCGGAAGCCTTCGGTGATGGCGCGGCAGAGCAGCGGGTCCTCGAGAACAGGAGTGATGTCGCGGAAGAGGATGCCGGGCCTCGGGAAATCGGGCACCGCCCGTATGGCGGCCTCGAGGCGTTGCTGCAGGGCGCTCACTCCACGCTGAGGTAGGGCGCAAGTTTACGGTAGAGGCCCTCGTCGATCAGGTGCAGGCCTTTGATGGCGGCTATTTCCTTGAACGGCCCGTGTTGTTGGCGGTAGGCAACGATGGGCTTGGCCAGCTTCCACCGGATGTAGGGATGCGCGGCGAGGTCCTCCGCGGTGCATGTGTTCAGGGGGATGCGGCGGATGAGGAGCGTGTCCACCACGAG
Coding sequences within it:
- a CDS encoding adenine phosphoribosyltransferase, giving the protein MSALQQRLEAAIRAVPDFPRPGILFRDITPVLEDPLLCRAITEGFRERLQDVPIDAIVGIESRGFLFGMPLALALGVPFLTVRKKGKLPWKTVSHKYDLEYGSAEVEMHIDSVKPGMRVLVHDDLLATGGTATAAAELVRMQGGTLAGFSFLIELSFLHGMRKLESYNTKVVTLLTY